CTGGTGAGTTCTGAGCGTAAGTCGAAGACATGAGGGGAAAACTGAGTAGAGGATGTAGTCTGGGGTAGAACTGAGCAGGATGGTCACACTAGTGGGTGAACCGTAAAAATCCCTATATATATTAGGAGCCCTATGCTCTCAATATGCAAAACGAATCCCTGATCCAAAAATGTGTTGCGGTCCAACCCAAGCACGTTTTGGAACTACAACCTGGTTATACACTTGGCGGGCCCACACTGCATCACCAAAACCGCCTCAATCGTCGTACCACTATTACCAATGCCAACGTCTCTACCATCTTTCTCAATCTGCAGTTGCTCTTTTCAACCGCCACCCGCCCATGCGCGGCGACGTGCTCCCCCAAACCGCTTGCTCGATGTGCTTTCGCCGACTCGCATTCGACATTCTACACTCTGATGCGACTAGACCGACTCGCTACACCTTTGTCTCTGTGTGAGCTCCAAGATTCTTTGCGTTCGGGCATCTGTCGTCATGCACCCAACAACCCCTGTTCGAGACAGTCACACTCCATCACCACATTGACTCAATATTGTGACCAACATCGTAAGTCACCACACTCAATCTTAGCTCAATATTCTAGGTCATCATGAGAAATACTAATAAATTTTTACTCTTATGATTTCAATATTTTCAGTAAATGTCAAAGGATTCATGGTTTGTTACCATTGTTGCTTTATTTAGGCATATCAAGACAAAGCTATACACATTGAAGCACAATTTATAATTACATGTGTATTATTTATGTTTAGGGTTGTCATTATTTTTTATGCATACAGTCACAATATCTATGAGGTTGTTGCACTTTTTTATGCAATCACCCCACTGGAAAACTAGTTAATaccttttttcatttttttcgcGTCGCCTGGCGATGGTAGCATATATTGCGATAGAGTTTATTATTCTGATTATGGTACAAAAACTAAATAAGATATTTTTTTATTACAACCTCCAGTAAATATCACATGAATCATGATTTTTTTAATGCCAAAACTCTATAGGTATTTTAAGACAAAAGGTATGCACATCGAACCATAATCTATACTACTATTAAGGCCGTAAGGGGTATGCTGcctcccctggttctgccttcAGCCAATCTGCACCGTCCATCTATATGCGTCAAATCATCACCGTCCGTCTCGTCGCCTCCGCTTCAAGCCTCCTCCATCCCTCGATCGCAACTTCTCCTCTCTCCGCTCCCCTATTCCTCGACAGCTAGATCCTCCATCATGCTTCATTCGCGCCGTCGTTCGCAACGGCTCCGGCCTTCCCACGCCGCCGTCCAACCTCCCCCGACTCTCCTCCCCACACCGCCGCCGCTCCCACCGCCCGCAAAAACACCACGCAcacgggcgcgggcgcggagACCGACCACCACAGCACCACCTCCTCCTCCGGTTGCCTCCAGCCTCGCCATCCCTCTGTCCTTGACTTCCCTCCGTCCTCCCGGTCTCCAGCCTCCCGGACCGGAAGCTCCACGTGGCGCGACAGCTCGTCTTTGTCGTCTATGGCGGCGGCAGAGGTGTACTCGCCGACCGAGGCGGTGGCGGCGCAGCAGCAGCGGGAGAAGGCGGCATCGCAGGTGTGGCAGGCGGTGGTGGGGTGGATCGGCTTCCTTGCACTACTAGAAATATGGTTATTTAAGACGCACATTTTAAGACATATATCAATGTATTTTATAGAACCGTCTTTTATCATATGGTGATGAGTAAGTTAAGACGGTTTGTTGGAGATCCGTCTTTAATAAACAAGTGTTTTGAGACAGTTACATAGTAagaaatgtcttatattgatttaagacGGATTGTTATTGAAAACCGTCTCAAATCTATATACCTTTTGAGTCATTAAGATTGCAAGAATTGTCTTAGATTTTGGTTAGCATATTAGACACTTTtgtatatgaaaccatctcaaataaagatattattgGAGTCGTTTAGACTATAAGAATTATCTTAGATGTTAGTGGGTGTAACACCCCgggtgtttatcgtctgctcgaccacGAGTGCGGACTTTAACACGTAATAGCTGTAAATGTAAAGgtcactaaattttaatcatcctcgTTTTCACGATTTTGATATCGTCTTTGTCTCCATCTGTCTAAATTGTCCTAATTTATTTGGCAAAATTTAGACTTTGGTAATTTTCGGAACATCGAATCTAGTATCGTTTGGGTTAAGCCATCGACGTCTTGCCCAAACTTTAATTCTGGAAATCGGATCTGGTTTCTTAAACTTCATCTGAAATTCTTTCACGCTTGCGTTGCACGTGTCTTTCTGTGGCCTGGTATCATGGCGCGTGGCAGGTGCTAACCGGTGTCTGGACAACGCACAACCTCTCGCCCATGTGAACGATACGTGAGGTCGCTTCCGAAAGAATCACATTTTTTATGTCGCATCAATCTCGCGTATTTATTTTGCGAAATGTTGAGTCTGGTATCCATTTAAAATTTATGGATTAAGAGAATATGAATTTGGAATCCCGACCCACTCTTGTGTTTTTGTCCTAAGCAAATTTTATTAGAAACTCGACGAAAACAATATTGATGCAAAATTAAAAAGGACCGATATAACTAGAACCGAACTGAGTACTCGTAATTAATCTGTTTCACTATCTACAACTGTGGAAATTTGTCTGGTCCCGAAAATACCTCCCATTGTAAGCGCAGTCCAAAAACATCAAAATTTATATTATTTTGATGGGTCTGTTTGCATCTCATTTGGATTCAAATCCTAGAACTAAATTACTTATATGTTCTTTTGTGAAATGTTGGAGAAGGAAAAATCTAAGTTTTTCTCTTATCTTCTCCACCGCTCAAGCTCCTCTACTCCTTGTCCACGCGGGACGCGGCCCATTATTTGCTAGAAGCTACGGACGTCATTTCTCCTTCATCCTCATCTCTTCCTCAAGCTCTAGCCGAACTCCCTCACGCCATCCTCTTTCCTGGTGTTCATCCCTGCGGCAACCACCACTTGGGCGCTCCTCTCCCTGCCCCTCCCATGGCGGCTCCCCCTGGATCCCTCCCTGCGCGGACCCTCTCCCGTGGATGGTGCCGCCCCTTCCTGCAGCACGTCGTGCTCCCTCCCCTGGCGCCCTAGTCCCCAACGCCGGAAATGCCGCTACTGCTCCACCAGCCGCTACTGCTCCTGAACGCTAGTGCCGACCACCATCTCCCATGGCGCAGGAGCTCCCCAATCTCCTCTTGCCAGGGCGCCGTCGCTGAGCTCGCCCTGCCCCAGCCATGGATGTCGTTGGGCCACCCGTCTCCTATCTCCCCTCGCCCTCATCCTCTGGCTGCTGCCCCTTCCTATTCCTGGTGGCTGAGTCTTCTTCCATGGATGTTGGTCGTGCTGCCCTCCCTGGTGCTCACCTCTGCCCCCTGCGTTGGATGGCCGGTTGCTCCTGCCCTAGGTTTGTCAAGCGCTAACTCTGCTCCATCTATCCCTGCTCGAATCTTGCTGATTGGCCCTGCGCAGATTATCCTCATGCCCGGCCGCGGTACAACAGCAACAGCCATGAAACCCCATTGTGTCGCGCCCTCGACGTGTTCGACGGAATATCGCAGCACGTGCCGACCCGATCTGCAGCCCTGGTTGCGAGGACGTCAAACCCCGGTGAGCCCCTCGCTAGTAGCCTATTGTTTTCCGCATCCCTAGTGCTTGATAAAATGTTGAACCGTTGTGTGTCGTTAACCGCAGCTACCGTCGACGTTGTGCCTCACGCTTCACCAATGCGATGAAATGTCTGAGCGAATAGACGACATGCGACCCGAGTTTGATTCTGCCAGGTTGTTTGATGTGTATTTTACTCATTGTGATTTAGTTGATGATGTGTTTGTATGTGCGAGGTGATGAGAAAAATAAAGGAGATGCGTCGTTCGATAATAAAGATTAAGTTAAAATGTAGTTTATGGTGTGAAGAGTGTGTCGATAAATATGTATGCCATTGTGTGATATGGCATAAGTTAGAATTAAGGCGAGTATGTATTGTATTATGAAACTAATTAGAGATATGCATGATGCTTTTAAGTGGATTATACGTAGAGTACTTTGGTAAGGGTATTTCTCAAGTATAAATGATTTGGTTATTGTATATGAATTGAGTGATCAAGTTAATAATGTAAAAACAACGTTTAGTACTTATAGCGCTTTGCCGACAAGATTTATTGGTGGTTGAGTGAATTTTTAATGTAGGGTGACATGAATGCCTTGTTGTATTATGTGGTTTTAGTTCTACTAAAGATAAAGTGTTGAGTGTTCTAAATGTTAAAAGCATGATAAGTGTAGAAGTTAAATAAGATCTAAGTTAGAGTTCTTGCTGTTTAGACTGCATGTCCAATTTTATTACGTGGCTAGTTAAGTAAAGTAAACCGTGTTTTCTGTAGAAGTGTTATATATAAAACTTGTAGATAATCTTTTTATCttgcttgtgtaaaaatttcatgaccataggttcagtagtttaggagttatgatttttccaagtccagttttagaatctgtccagattctgtactGATTTCGAAAATGACCTTGTTTGTCCAAGTTAAACTGAGAATTAGCTCTTAGTAATTATAGGAgagttgtagtacttttcttaagctttccacaaaattttggatcaccctttttggtgatctataaattaagttacagctgtttgagttagtatctctgaatctgtccaaatctggacagcaatgtttgtttgtattaactgacttcgatacacattgaatcactttgagatgattataaatgaattatagacaattctattagctttctaaaaagtctaggatcacctgatttggatttatgaaactccagttatggatttttgaagtgaagagccgaattctgtccaaatctggacagaattaaagtttagcactgtttgaccATTCAAActgttgaatcatgttgtgatgataaTATAAGAGTTATAGAGgactttctaagctttccagaaagtcctagtttactatttttggatgcatattttgtgagttatgaataAAACAATTAATCGTTGTGCTGCTGTCTACATGTTTTTGTGCATGTCTGAATCTAATAATTGAGAGCCAAGACCATAATTTAATGTGCTATTTTTAGTGCATTTGATCATGTTTTTAGTCTGCAAACTTATAAGATTGTGGAGTTATGATCAATTTTGTCAGGTTCTTTTTGTATGATAATGTGTATTTATTGGTTGCATTTGCAGACAGTGAGCTACATGGCTGAGCGCGCATTGTAGGTCAAGGTTCTTTTGGGATTGTCTTCCAGGTTATTTGCAATAACTTGTGACTGACTTTGATATGTACTATTATGTAGTTGTCTGTGGTGTTGCTTTCCACGCGCTGCACATGTTTTAGATCTTCATATCTTGCGTGCTATAAATCACCTTTCTTAATCAGATGCCATTTCACTTGTTCATAGGTTAAGTGTTTGGAGACGGGTGAGACTGTTGCCATAAAGAAGGTTCTTCAGGATAAGCGTTACAAGAACCATGGGATTGTGATTAGTTACTTCATTGCAAAAAAAATTAGGAACAGTATTAATGTGTGGTAA
This portion of the Zea mays cultivar B73 chromosome 2, Zm-B73-REFERENCE-NAM-5.0, whole genome shotgun sequence genome encodes:
- the LOC103647369 gene encoding uncharacterized protein — its product is MPLLLHQPLLLLNASADHHLPWRRSSPISSCQGAVAELALPQPWMSLGHPSPISPRPHPLAAAPSYSWWLSLLPWMLVVLPSLVLTSAPCVGWPVAPALDYPHARPRYNSNSHETPLCRALDVFDGISQHVPTRSAALVARTSNPATVDVVPHASPMR